One Brassica napus cultivar Da-Ae chromosome C2, Da-Ae, whole genome shotgun sequence DNA window includes the following coding sequences:
- the LOC106382546 gene encoding putative RNA polymerase II subunit B1 CTD phosphatase RPAP2 homolog, with protein MCSVVSDFSQSPPSVRFHSDLTNMSKDHQAIAINDAVHKIQLSLLNGITSQTHLFSARALMSQSDYEDVVTERTIAKLCGYPLCRSPLPSDDVSRRGKYRVSLKEHRVYDVRESQKFCSGECLVSSRAFEKSLQEVRTSEFDMVKLGGIVGLFGGGGGDVVEEEEGLGLGKLTICEKSDVMSGGEVDLEEWMGPSSAVEGYVPVDRSNCKFKDGNKDSKATKNRQKKQEDPSFSEMGFTSTVIVPDECSVSSYNSKQDSKAKNNQKKQADPPFNEMGFTSEVIIPDDCSVSKVPPQTKQTPPVVKPEDGQGKTPKKSRFRREKEKEKIDFASFGFDAMGCASPVTASDGYSVEYSVSKQPPSSTEDPLGGQMKDGLKPLDEKSSLSASKGKGFRPPPRRKQASLVGESSKGKTVVTITEKDIQSSLVDEMGVMSDGYSVEYNVSKHPPSSMEDSLSSHLEGSQTLDKKNALLGSSSGSNTKALGKKVISDSCEGLKAHKDMCSSSETVTKSCLKVSGFKKPSHSVTWADQSDGVRGDLCEVRSDDIESGLNTEDVSRLALAEACAKALSQAAEAVSSGDLDASDAAAKAGIVLLPSTHQLDEEVSEEEMSEEEEEEEATLLKWPNKPGTPDSDLFERDQSWFDETPEGFNLTLSPFAMMWDSLFGWVSSSSLAYIYGKDESAHEEFLSVNGKEYPRRIRLGEGLSSEIKETIAGCLARAVSTVATVLKLPVPISELEKGLGSLLETLSLTGAVPSFRVEQWLVVVLLFLDALSVCRIPRIAPYILNRSKVLEGSGIGNEEYETMKEILLPLGRVPQFATLCGA; from the exons ATGTGTTCAGTCGTTTCAGATTTTTCCCAATCTCCTCCGTCAGTTCGATTCCACTCCGACCTTACAAACATGTCGAAGGATCACCAAGCAATCGCCATCAACGATGCGGTTCACAAGATCCAGCTCTCTCTCCTCAACGGCATCACTTCACAAACCCACCTCTTCTCCGCAAGGGCCCTGATGTCCCAGTCGGACTACGAAGACGTCGTCACGGAGCGAACCATCGCCAAGCTCTGCGGCTACCCTCTCTGCCGATCCCCCCTCCCTTCCGACGACGTTTCCAGGAGAGGGAAGTACCGCGTCTCCCTGAAGGAGCACAGGGTCTACGATGTTCGGGAGAGTCAAAAGTTCTGCTCGGGGGAGTGTCTTGTTAGTAGCAGAGCGTTTGAGAAGAGTCTGCAGGAGGTTCGTACCTCGGAGTTTGATATGGTGAAGCTTGGTGGGATTGTTGGTTTgttcggtggtggtggtggggatgtggtggaagaggaggagggtTTGGGGTTGGGGAAGTTGACTATTTGTGAGAAGAGTGATGTGATGAGTGGTGGGGAGGTGGATTTGGAGGAGTGGATGGGTCCTTCTAGTGCTGTTGAAGGTTATGTTCCTGTTGATCGAAGCAATTGCAAATTTAAAGATGGCAATAAGG ATTCCAAGGCTACTAAGAATAGACAAAAGAAGCAGGAGGATCCGTCTTTTAGCGAGATGGGTTTTACTAGCACAGTTATTGTTCCTGATGAGTGTAGTGTAAGCAGTTACAACTCCAAACAGG ATTCCAAGGCTAAGAATAATCAAAAGAAACAGGCGGATCCGCCTTTTAACGAGATGGGTTTCACTAGTGAAGTTATCATTCCTGATGATTGTAGTGTTTCAAAGGTTCCACCACAGACCAAACAAACTCCTCCTGTGGTGAAACCCGAGGATGGCCAAGggaaaaccccaaaaaaatcgA GGTTTCGTcgtgaaaaggaaaaggaaaagatcGATTTCGCGAGCTTTGGGTTTGATGCAATGGGCTGTGCGAGCCCTGTCACTGCAAGTGATGGATACAGCGTTGAATACAGCGTGTCTAAGCAGCCACCATCTTCAACTGAAGACCCTCTTGGTGGCCAAATGAAAGATGGTCTAAAGCCTTTGGATGAGAAGAGTTCTCTATCTGCGTCTAAAGGGAAGGGGTTTAGGCCTCCACCACGGCGCAAACAAGCTTCTCTTGTAGGCGAATCAAGCAAAGGGAAAACAGTTGTAACAATCACGGAGAAGGACATTCAAAGTTCTCTGGTTGATGAGATGGGTGTAATGAGCGATGGATACAGTGTGGAATATAATGTGTCTAAGCATCCACCATCTTCAATGGAAGATTCTCTAAGTTCTCACCTAGAAGGTTCTCAGACGTTAGACAAGAAAAATGCTCTACTAGGATCATCATCTGGTTCTAATACAAAAGCCTTGGGAAAGAAAGTTATTTCTGATTCTTGTGAGGGGCTTAAAGCTCATAAGGATATGTGTTCATCAAGTGAAACCGTCACTAAGTCATGCCTTAAAGTCTCTGGCTTCAAGAAGCCTAGCCATTCAGTTACTTGGGCTGATCAGAGTGATGGCGTCCGTGGTGATCTTTGTGAGGTTAGAAGCGATGATATCGAGTCAGGTCTCAATACAGAGGATGTCTCACGCCTTGCATTAGCAGAAGCCTGTGCTAAGGCGTTGAGCCAGGCTGCTGAAGCTGTTTCTTCAGGAGATTTAGATGCAAGTGACGCCG CTGCAAAAGCTGGAATCGTTTTGTTGCCAAGCACACATCAACTTGATGAAGAAGTTTCCGAGGAGGAAATGagtgaagaagaggaggaggaggaagcaacTCTTCTGAAGTGGCCAAACAAGCCAGGGACGCCGGATTCTGATTTGTTCGAACGTGATCAGTCTTGGTTCGATGAAACTCCAGAGGGATTCAATCTAACT TTATCACCTTTTGCAATGATGTGGGACTCACTGTTTGGCTGGGTGTCATCCTCTTCACTGGCGTATATATATGGGAAAGATGAGTCTGCTCATGAGGAGTTTTTGTCGGTTAACGGGAAGGAGTACCCCAGGAGGATTAGATTGGGAGAAGGGCTTTCATCGGAGATCAAGGAGACTATTGCTGGATGTCTTGCAAGAGCTGTGTCTACAGTTGCCACTGTTCTCAAGCTGCCAGTACCTATATCCGAGTTAGAAAAGGGACTA GGAAGCTTGTTGGAGACATTGTCGTTGACAGGGGCGGTTCCGTCGTTTAGGGTTGAACAATGGCTAGTGGTTGTACTTCTGTTCCTGGACGCTTTGTCTGTGTGCCGGATCCCTCGGATTGCACCTTATATATTGAACAGAAGCAAG GTGTTGGAAGGAAGTGGAATTGGAAATGAAGAGTATGAGACAATGAAGGAGATTCTGTTACCGCTTGGCCGTGTTCCTCAGTTTGCTACACTATGCGGGGCTTAG